The following coding sequences lie in one Arachis ipaensis cultivar K30076 chromosome B03, Araip1.1, whole genome shotgun sequence genomic window:
- the LOC107628999 gene encoding linoleate 13S-lipoxygenase 2-1, chloroplastic, which produces MIKPHLLHQSYQKTNHTFFSLHRPYFHGGRGDIGANKIRTLSTLPLLWPAHAKKRERLKRLVLPPPRAQASPSSSATTKDIDDDHHHVIDDTNENKDIGVVNVKAVVKVKLTKAGFFSSLSLDRGIDDLTDLLGKSVLLELVSSHLHDSEGGKEKETIKAYAHKAGGDEKSVKYESDFEVANDFGEIGAVLVENEHHTEMFLETITLHGLPEGPVHFDCASWVHSKFDNPTKRIFFTNKCYLPSETPSGLRRLRAEELSNLRGNGEGTRKSFERIYDYDIYNDIGDPDRSLDLQRPPLGGKERPYPRRCRTGRPHSQADRWSENRNNGKKFYVPRDECFSEVKELTFSTKALHAVLLILVPSLGKIIKDKDLEFPFFHEIDSLFSVGLDLPSEADDATEEGFLGAMMPRLVKYISGGDRQNVLRFETPETMNRDRFFWFRDEEFARQTVAGLNPLSISLVKEWPLRSNLDPGKYGPQESAITSEIINKEIGGIITVEKAIEEKKLFILDYHDILLPYVSKVRKLKGKTLYGSRTLFFLTPEGTLRPLAIELTRPPMDGKKQWKQVFTPSWHSTSVWLWRIAKAHVLAHDSGYHQLINHWLRTHCVTEPYVIATNRQLSIMHPIYKLLHPHFRYTLEINALAREALINADGTIESSFAPGKYAMEISSAVYHHHWRFDMESLPADLIRRGIAIKDPFEPHGLRLTIKDYPFANDGLLLWDIIKLWVTDYVNHYYPNSSVVEHDEELQAWWKEIRTVGHGDKKDEPWWPILKTPKDLIGILSTIIWVTSGHHAAVNFGQYTYGGYFPNRPTIARTKMPSEDPSEEEWKEFLKKPERALLKCFPSQLQATRVMAVLDILSTHSPDEEYIGEKMEPSWGEDPVIRDAFERFKARLKKLEVLIDERNENTKLKNRNGAGIVPYELLKPFSKPGVTGKGVPCSISI; this is translated from the exons ATGATAAAGCCTCATCTTTTGCATCAATCATACCAAAAAACCAACCATACCTTCTTCTCTCTTCATAGGCCATACTTCCATGGCGGCCGCGGCGACATTGGCGCCAACAAAATTAGAACTTTATCAACTCTTCCACTACTATGGCCGGCTCATGCGAAGAAGAGGGAAAGACTTAAGCGCCTTGTCCTTCCCCCTCCTCGCGCGCAAGCTAGCCCTAGTTCTTCAGCTACCACAAAAGACATAGATGATGATCATCATCATGTTATTGATGACACCAATGAGAATAAGGACATTGGTGTTGTGAATGTTAAAGCGGTGGTTAAGGTGAAGTTAACAAAGGCTGGATTTTTTTCAAGTCTTAGTTTGGACCGTGGAATTGATGATTTAACTGATTTGCTTGGTAAATCTGTCTTGTTGGAACTTGTTAGCTCCCACCTTCACGATTCTG AGGGTGGAAAGGAGAAGGAGACAATTAAAGCATACGCACACAAAGCAGGGGGAGATGAGAAGTCGGTTAAGTATGAAAGCGATTTTGAAGTAGCAAATGATTTTGGAGAGATTGGTGCAGTTCTTGTTGAGAATGAGCATCACACTGAGATGTTCCTTGAAACCATTACCCTCCATGGCCTCCCGGAGGGTCCTGTTCATTTTGATTGTGCTTCATGGGTTCATTCTAAGTTCGATAATCCCACCAAAAGAATATTCTTCACCAATAAG TGTTACTTACCATCGGAAACCCCGAGTGGTTTAAGAAGATTAAGAGCAGAAGAATTGAGTAACCTGAGAGGGAATGGAGAAGGAACACGAAAAAGCTTTGAAAGAATTTACGATTACGACATTTACAATGACATTGGTGATCCAGACAGAAGCCTTGATCTTCAGAGGCCTCCGTTAGGCGGCAAAGAACGACCTTATCCCCGCCGTTGCCGAACCGGCCGTCCACACTCCCAAGCAG ATCGTTGGTCAGAGAATAGGAATAATGGAAAAAAATTCTACGTTCCAAGGGATGAGTGCTTCTCGGAGGTGAAGGAGCTAACGTTCTCAACAAAGGCACTGCACGCGGTGCTTCTGATACTGGTTCCGTCGCTGGGGAAAATCATCAAAGACAAGGATCTTGAGTTCCCGTTCTTCCATGAGATTGATTCACTCTTCAGCGTCGGACTTGATTTGCCTTCTGAAGCTGATGATGCAACTGAGGAAGGATTTCTTGGAGCCATGATGCCTAGGCTTGTCAAATACATTTCCGGTGGTGATCGCCAAAATGTTCTTCGCTTCGAGACCCCTGAGACAATGAACA GGGATAGATTTTTCTGGTTTAGGGATGAGGAATTCGCTAGACAGACTGTTGCTGGCCTCAACCCACTTAGCATAAGTTTGGTCAAG GAATGGCCTTTGAGGAGCAACCTTGACCCAGGTAAATACGGTCCACAAGAATCAGCAATTACTTCTGAAATTATCAATAAAGAGATAGGAGGAATAATTACCGTAGAAAAG GCTATTGAAGAAAAGAAGTTGTTCATTTTGGACTACCATGATATACTATTACCATATGTTAGCAAAGTAAGGAAACTGAAGGGGAAAACACTGTATGGGTCAAGAACTTTGTTCTTTCTAACTCCAGAAGGGACACTGAGACCTCTTGCCATTGAACTTACAAGACCTCCTATGGATGGAAAAAAGCAATGGAAGCAAGTCTTCACTCCTTCTTGGCACTCAACAAGTGTTTGGCTATGGAGGATTGCTAAGGCCCATGTTCTTGCACATGACTCTGGCTATCACCAACTTATTAATCATTG GTTAAGAACTCACTGTGTGACAGAGCCGTATGTTATTGCAACAAATAGACAACTTAGTATAATGCATCCTATATATAAATTGCTACACCCTCATTTTCGTTACACATTAGAGATTAATGCATTGGCACGAGAAGCACTTATTAATGCTGATGGCACAATTGAGAGCTCATTCGCACCGGGAAAGTATGCCATGGAGATTAGCTCTGCTGTCTATCATCATCATTGGCGATTTGACATGGAATCTCTACCTGCAGACCTAATCAGaag GGGAATCGCCATAAAAGATCCATTTGAACCACATGGGCTAAGACTAACAATCAAAGATTACCCTTTTGCCAATGATGGACTCCTTTTATGGGACATTATCAAGCTATGGGTGACGGATTATGTGAACCATTATTACCCCAATTCAAGTGTTGTGGAGCATGATGAGGAGCTTCAAGCATGGTGGAAAGAGATAAGAACAGTTGGACATGGTGACAAAAAGGATGAACCATGGTGGCCAATTCTCAAGACTCCAAAGGACTTAATTGGAATTCTAAGCACAATAATTTGGGTAACTTCTGGTCACCATGCAGCTGTAAACTTTGGTCAATACACATATGGTGGTTACTTCCCAAATAGGCCAACAATTGCAAGGACCAAAATGCCCTCGGAAGACCCTTCAGAAGAAGAGTGGAAGGAGTTCCTTAAGAAGCCTGAAAGAGCACTTCTTAAGTGTTTTCCTTCTCAGCTTCAAGCAACAAGAGTCATGGCCGTCTTGGATATTCTCTCCACTCATTCGCCGGACGAGGAGTACATCGGCGAGAAGATGGAACCTTCTTGGGGTGAAGACCCTGTTATAAGAGATGCATTTGAAAGGTTTAAAGCCAGATTGAAGAAACTTGAAGTACTCATTGATGAGAGGAATGAGAATACAAAGTTGAAGAACAGAAATGGTGCTGGTATTGTTCCTTATGAACTTTTGAAGCCTTTTTCAAAGCCAGGAGTCACTGGAAAGGGGGTTCCTTGCAGCATTTCCATTTGA